CCGATCAATAAAACAGGTCTTTAGAAATAATGAACCCCTGCTAATGTCTACGACAAAGCAATACACTGACTCACACTGACAATACAGAACAGTACAAGAATGGAACTGATCAGATTGACCACAAGTACCAAATTGTTGGTGGAATGGGCTAACTACTACACAGATGCCGCATACCCACCTCTTCATCCCCCTGTTGATTTATTTATAAACTACAACAACAAATTGTTGCTCTCACCTCCAATAAAGTTATTAGGGTTCCCGTAGAGTATTCAACAAATGCAAGATGTTTCCCACAATTAACATACAACAATGCCCCAATAATGAAATGATTTGTATATCAGGACCACCTTGAGTTTAATGTCAGGTTCTACCAACACCAAAATCATCGCCTTCAGAGTTGCAATCACCAACATCAAGAAAATGCTCCCTGTACATACAAGCAACAGGATGATATGGCTACTTGTTTTACGCGTAGATGTCATATAATAGACCTTTTGATATTAACAATGCTTGTTCTGTATTTGTTGCTCTTTGTTAGCttggtttttagggtttttttgttgttgtttcgGGGGTATGCCCCTATGATCTCTTGTAGCTTTGCGCTTTTTGGTGGCtataatttaccaaaaaaaaaaaaacaagggggagCACACAGCTTTAATGGGCACAATatcaaaaccttctttttttttccttttttttttttttttttgggttggggggggggggggggggggagaagaCATAAGGCACGAAAAAGTTGCATTTTGAGCTCTTGGGTATAGtggatatataatttttttttttggaggaatcCACCAAGTCAATTAAAATTCTACAAGTTTTTAACCTTTTTGTTCAAGAGACGTGAAAAATGCTATGACACTAAAAGGGTGATTCATGAAATGCAATGCTTGGTTTGGTAGGCttcgtttatttttgtttcctatctgaattttttattctttaaatTTCTAGCTGAAAAGCAACAGGGATAGAAGGACAAATTTCAAGGAGATAATAACTACTTCAGTTGAACAAAGGGTTATCTATCATGTCCACAAGCCATTATGCTCTTACAAGATTCGGTATTACCTTAATCTTCCACAAAGCCGTACAAGAGCATCTGATCCAGTTCTGGACGCAACATCCTCAATCTCAGAAGCATTTGCTAGAGTTATAGCGTCTGCAAGCCTAAACTCACACAGTTCCTTCAAGGAACACGCGTCCGTCAGAACAGCCGAGTGGCCACCGCCAGCAGCTAGTTTTCGCACTTCCCCAACACACCTACAGAAAGAGTACTTCATCAAAATAATAGTAATGCCAGGGGAGGAGCTAGAATCATCATTTCAGTAAAACTtaggcccaaaaaaaaattaccggtCAAAATGCACCGAGCTTATTTTATGCTATTGACTTTCTTCCATAATACATAGTACAAATCAACACAAatttacaattaaaaaaaaaacccattcatttatattttattattaggCATCGAGAAAAAAAGCtggtgaaaattttcaagtagcAAGGTAAAATTACTTTAATTGAGACCAACTTAAGTTTTTAGAGATCAATATACCAATTATATCATTCATATTACAATTACAATGTATAACTTTTGGGGATAAAAACTAAGTAAAAAGATTTTATTCAtccgaagaaaaaaaatcaagaccTTAGCGTGTCTCATACCAATCAACTGGTGATGGATACCACGCATAAGTAGATCTCTCATTTGCAGCCTGACCATAGCTGTTGTAACCCCACCCATGAATTCTTCCATCTTTCGTATAAATAAGAGTGTGGGAATGTCCACATGCAACAAGTTGCACGCCAGTTGGGACAACCAAAACAGGTATATTGCGAAAAATGGTTTTGGAGTCGTTAGGGACACATGAGAAGAATCCAGTTTGGGGGCCAAGGCCTAACTGGCCTGCTTGACTACCACCCCAAGCGTAAAGAGCTCCCTTTTCAGTTACAGCACAGGTATGTACACCACCACATGCGATATCTTTTATGAAGATTCCATCTAGGGCTACCACTCGCCTCGGCAGTAGCTCCTTATCGCCATATTGAAGTGAACAATGCCCAAGTTGACCCATGCTTCCCAGGCCCCAGGTATAGCTGTGAGATCAGAAAACAATTCAGAGTTGAAGTACATATACAAACAAGATGGGACTGACACGCGCAGCAAAAGAAAGGCcatgaaagaaaataagaactCGACCAAAAAATAGTCCATGACCACATGTCCAAAACAATACACAATTCTGTTAATTTGATCAATTAATGCATGTAGGACTTGACAATGTATCCAATAACCCAGCCcagcaaaaaaataatccacatTTAGATTTGATGGAAGGAAACACATTTTTTCAGCACGTATTTTGTATAGAAATTTTCAGAATGGAGCTACTTCCTGTCAATAATTAGGGCATACAACAAGTAAATATGAAGACAGCATATCCAACTAGGCagcataaacaaacaaacaccaagATTGAATAGGTGATTTCCAtggaaatataaattttgtagGTCCCCAAGCTAGGACAAACCGGAAAATAAAACGTATCTCCATTCCATGGCTCCTTGTCCAGGCTAAACATAAGGTTCCTATGAGAAGTGTATTCCAAACTCTCCAACTATTTTCACTTGGGCCATGCAGATAACCACAGTAGTCATGCCTAATAGTAGCAGTTAGCCCCATCAAGAAAGGTCCTTCGGATCACTTACACCTCTCCTTTATCCGAAATAGCTGCAGTGTGGTACTCCCCACATGACACTTGGGTGATCTTTACAAGCTCAGGGGCTTCATCAAGGAATTTTGCGTATCCACTTATAACACGAGCCCCCTGAAGTCCTTCACAAGTAACACCTCTGCCAAGCTGACCATATTCGTTGTAGCCTGGTATATCAGAACATTGACAAATCCAATTAATACGTTGCCTGATAATACCAGAACAAGGAATATGGAAGGCTTCCTTCCCTAAACTATGCCATCGGCAAGATTGTACAATGAGCAGCTACGTAAAATATGATAAGCAATGCATTGATGGGTTCAGGCATGAGATTTTCCATCTTGGATCGACAAGTCAACTGAAAGTACAACTACAAAACTAAATTTCAGGAAATAACTAATAAGAGTACCCCAAGCTTGTAGCAGGCCATCTTCTGATAGAACCACCACATGAACAGCCCCACAAGAAACTTGACGGATAGTCTGCTTAAACATGGGAAACAAAGTCATCGAAATTCATCACGAGTGATTGTAAATACAAACAGTTCAAGACATCAATCACAACTGTTATGAATTGCTATCAGTAAGCCAAATACAAGAATTAAAGATATACAAATACTATATACTCTGTGTGGTTTTTGTTACTGACCGTCGCAATACAAAAATGTGATTGGGACAATGAAGTATTTAGCAAAGAAATGGGCAAATTCTTTCACAAATGAAAAGCAATTGACCGAAACAACATAAACTAAATGCAGACATTCAGATGAAGATATAGATAATCACTATAAAGTCTTCTACTCAATGCTATTATAGCTCAATCTAGATTGAAATAATATGTTGTACCGTGTTTGGAGCAAAGGCACCCCAGTATAAGCGTGGATAATTTGAACCCTGCAACGGCAGAAAGAAAGAGGCAACAATAAGCATCAGAGATTCAGAAGAGCTAATCAACCTAAAAGGGATATGAAAGGCAACCTGATTTTGCCCCCAAACCCAAAGTCTTCTAGTCATCTCAGTTCCATTTTTTTCACGTGGTTCTGCAATAGCAGCAGTACAATGAGCTCCACACGATACAGATATCACAAATTCTGTCTGCAGTTGCTTTACTTTCTTAGGTTGTTTCCTGCCCTTCTCGGTTCCATCCCCCAGCTGACCAAATTCATTTGCTCCTGTTTGAAACCATTCACATATTGTTACCGTGGTATTAATACTTGTTAAGTACGGAAAGACACAGCATGTAATTATAACCTACCTCGTACAAATATTCAGACATCATCCAATCATAATAGAGTTCTTAGTTATATGTAAGCAAATACCAGACATCAATTACCTTTCACTGTATTTTGTTTCCTGTCATACTCAGTGATTTTTATCATAATCTCAACAGTTGACGGATGTTCGGGATGTTGCCTTTTGGAAGAAAGTAGAATTTTCTCTAACTCTTAAgactagtattttttatttaagaTATGTTTTCGGGGAGAAAAGTTTAGGAATAAAGACATAAACACTCCAAAACCCACACCATTTTTACTTTACATTTGCATCACGAGATCAAATGCCATGCAGAATTAATCGCCGCCAAAATTTCTATACATATTTAACAAGATAAACTACTTGTCATTTGAAACAAGTTAATGAAACCAGTTTACCGGACTCAGAGTTCGGAAGCAAATCATTGGCAGTGGACTCGAGAATTGAGGGTCTGAAGGAATAGAAGAAAGCATAGCATTATGATCCGTGGAGATAACTGACGGGATTCAATCCAAGCAAAATCATTGTCATCTCTTTCAAATTTATCAGACA
This DNA window, taken from Rhododendron vialii isolate Sample 1 chromosome 8a, ASM3025357v1, encodes the following:
- the LOC131336050 gene encoding ultraviolet-B receptor UVR8; this encodes MDIDEIFGNSRVVSPPTKSAVYVWGYNQSGQTGRKGEERNLRIPKQLPPELFGCPAGFNHRWLDIACGREHTAAVASDGSLFTWGANEFGQLGDGTEKGRKQPKKVKQLQTEFVISVSCGAHCTAAIAEPREKNGTEMTRRLWVWGQNQGSNYPRLYWGAFAPNTTIRQVSCGAVHVVVLSEDGLLQAWGYNEYGQLGRGVTCEGLQGARVISGYAKFLDEAPELVKITQVSCGEYHTAAISDKGEVYTWGLGSMGQLGHCSLQYGDKELLPRRVVALDGIFIKDIACGGVHTCAVTEKGALYAWGGSQAGQLGLGPQTGFFSCVPNDSKTIFRNIPVLVVPTGVQLVACGHSHTLIYTKDGRIHGWGYNSYGQAANERSTYAWYPSPVDWCVGEVRKLAAGGGHSAVLTDACSLKELCEFRLADAITLANASEIEDVASRTGSDALVRLCGRLREHFLDVGDCNSEGDDFGVGRT